A genomic window from Dermacentor silvarum isolate Dsil-2018 chromosome 9, BIME_Dsil_1.4, whole genome shotgun sequence includes:
- the LOC119463593 gene encoding uncharacterized protein LOC119463593: MYQVLPGILAAAAFIGGAAAESTVRPWMTATAHMQCAPPCRPLMRDGTPDTFLLELQTGHMAARRGTLPDPLYQADKREHLGSCRLGCGTLLGTNLRCFMYQVGYLNYAKCYRTSNVMLVRVSCPIDRRMLCLFTCSVCKYVVDSAWLLIFNDCSLLGEALLLLSGDVELNPGPMNVTEREQMANIEKILLDVQTSQATVLAKLAEIVSKQTELEQKIDSVIAKSNVIEERIKVVEESERKIEAKIDDLENRSRRLNLVFYGVPDNERKETWEKFENLVKDICSDVLKLDNIPIERAHRLGAFTEGRIRPIVTSFSGWKARESVMRNAYKFKNTSFSVSEDFSHAVREKRRLLWNYAKEKRDSKEYRVRLNYDKLIINGKTFVWDSEMNQPTPLRAHTRSQRAD; encoded by the coding sequence ATGTATCAGGTACTGCCCGGTATCCTTGCGGCTGCGGCGTTCATCGGCGGTGCGGCTGCCGAGTCTACCGTACGGCCCTGGATGACAGCTACGGCGCATATGCAGTGCGCCCCTCCTTGCCGTCCACTGATGCGAGATGGCACGCCTGATACCTTCCTGCTTGAGCTGCAAACCGGCCACATGGCTGCGCGACGGGGCACGCTTCCGGATCCGCTTTACCAGGCCGATAAAAGGGAGCATCTTGGCAGCTGTCGACTGGGGTGCGGCACTCTTCTTGGCACGAACTTACGTTGCTTCATGTATCAGGTTGGTTATTTGAATTACGCAAAATGTTACCGCACGAGTAATGTGATGCTTGTAAGAGTGTCGTGCCCCATTGACAGACGGATGTTGTGCCTGTTCACTTGCTCTGTTTGCAAATATGTGGTTGACTCTGCTTGGTTGTTAATCTTTAATGACTGTTCCTTGTTGGGGGAAGCTCTATTGCTACTCTCAGGAGATGTAGAGCTAAACCCTGGCCCTATGAACGTAACCGAAAGAGAGCAGATGGCGAACATTGAGAAGATTCTTCTAGATGTACAAACTAGTCAGGCAACTGTGCTTGCTAAACTTGCGGAAATAGTGTCGAAGCAGACCGAGCTAGAACAGAAAATAGACAGCGTGATAGCAAAATCAAATGTAATCGAGGAGCGCATTAAAGTAGTTGAAGAATCTGAACGGAAGATAGAGGCTAAGATTGACGACCTCGAAAATAGGAGCCGCCGGCTGAACTTAGTTTTTTATGGGGTGCCAGACAACGAGCGCAAAGAAACATGGGAAAAATTTGAGAACCTGGTTAAAGATATCTGCAGTGACGTGCTCAAGCTTGACAACATTCCGATCGAGCGAGCCCACCGGCTAGGTGCCTTCACGGAGGGGCGCATTAGGCCTATTGTAACAAGTTTCTCAGGGTGGAAAGCTAGGGAAAGTGTTATGCGTAATGCCTACAAGTTTAAGAACACTTCATTCAGTGTATCCGAAGACTTCAGCCATGCTGTTCGCGAAAAGCGACGGCTTCTTTGGAATTACGCAAAGGAAAAAAGAGATAGCAAAGAATACCGAGTGCGCCTTAACTATGATAAGCTTATAATCAATGGAAAGACGTTCGTGTGGGACAGTGAAATGAACCAACCCACCCCGCTTCGTGCGCACACGCGATCTCAAAGAGCTGACTGA